CAACGGTGACAAGCTGGCCTCAGTAACCGGCGATTACGAGATAAGTAAAGACTTCAATACACCTTTGGATGAAACAACGCTGCTCGAAAACCACAGCCCAGATATGCTGCCACAGGTCCCGGCTCAGCGACCAGAAGCGAAGCCATTAGTGGAAGAAAATAATCCTGCTAAAACTAATGAGACAAAAACCGAACAAAGTACGCCGAATAATCGGGAGTAATGTTTGAGTAAAAAAAAGCGCCATTAGGCGCTTTTTTTACACTTAGCTGATTTTCGCACCGGTGGTCTTGTTAATACGACCTTCTTCTTTGGCCTTTTCAGCTCTTTTGCGCCGGACATCTTTTGGATCTGCAATCAGTGGCCGATATATTTCCACTCGCTGCCCTGGCTGCAGCTCATCATCAGGCTTCATCTGATGACTAAAACATCCCAGTTTAATATTTGCCAAATCTATCTCAGGAAAAAACTCGCAAATGCGGCTTTTGTTAACCGCATCTAAAAAGGTTGTACCTGGAAGTACCGACACAGCAATGACTTTCTGCTGATCAGGCAATGCATAAATTACCTCAACGGTAAATGCAGCGTCATTTGCCACCATACACCTCCTTCGCTCTGGAAGTAAAAGCCGTCACCATCGATGCAACCAACTCTCTAAACACCCGGCCAAATGCCATGCCCACGATGCTGTTGGAAAACTCGAACTCCAACTCGAACTCCACTTTACAAGCATCTTCAGCCAGTGCTGTAAATTTCCAGCTACCATACAGGTGCTTAAAAGGGCCATTTTCCAAACGCAATTCAATGCTTTTACCGGCAACCACCTGGTTTCGAGTGGTAAATGTTTTACTGATCCCAGCCTTGCTGATATCCACTGAAGCCACCATAGTTTTGCCATCAAACTCCAGCACCTTACCACCGACACAGCCCGGCAAAAACTCCTTATATGACTCAACATCATTCACCAAATCATACATCTGCTGGGCGCTGTAACGTACCAGAATATTTCGAGAAACGTGCGACATCCGTTTTTTCAGTCTCCGCATAGGCGAGAAAATCAGCCCTGGATTTTAACACGCCAGAGATAAAACGCACCTTTACTAAAAATGATGTGGAGCTTGCCGCATAAAAAATACACATACAGCTAACGGAGTATTTGAATCGCTTTAAAATAATGCGTTTGGCCAATTCCAAATTAGCAGTGGCTGCGTATAATAGCGGGCCTATGGCTAAGAAGAACGCAAAAAGCAAAGGCGCACAGCCGGCGACCATCGCCCGCAACAAACGCGCCACCTTTGAATTCCGTTTCGACGAAAAGATCGAAGCGGGTCTTTCGCTTATGGGGTGGGAAGTAAAAGCAATCCGTGCCGGAAAAATCAATCTGTCAGAAAGCTTTGTGCAGATGAAAAATGGTGAAGCCTTCCTGCACAACTGTACGATCACCCCGCTGAATACTGCATCTACTCACGTTATCTGTGACCCAACACGCCCACGTAAGCTGTTACTTAATCGTCGAGAACTCGACAGACTGGCAGGGCAAGTAGAACGGCAAGGTTACGCTATCGTGCCCATCTCCATGTATTGGCGCAAAGGTGCCTGGGTAAAAGTGGAAATCGGTCTGGGTAAAGGTAAGAAAGCCCATGACAAACGCGAAGACATTAAACAGCGTGACTGGGCTATTGAAAAAGCCCGAATGATGAAAAAATAATGTATGGTTTATCCGTAAGTTGCTCGAATAACCAGCAAACAGTTGTAGCCTTATCCTTGAAAACTTGGTGAACAATCCCAATAAAGGTTACAATTGATAATATCTTGGGGGCGATTCTGGATTCGACGGGATTCGCGAAACTCCGGGAGCATGCCGAGGGGCGGTTGGCCTCGTTAAAAGCCGCAAAGTTATAGTTGCAAACGACGATAACTACGCTCTAGCCGCTTAATGCCGCTAGCCATCTACCACAGGTCTCGCACATGGGCAGTGGATTTGATGGTCACCTTACATCGTGCTAGCGAGGGAACCTTGTTTGGGGGTGAACCGCGAAACAGTACCAAACTCACCGTTTGAAATCCTGTCTTTCGGAGTTTAACCGGTTAAATAAAAGAGAGACTAAGCATGTAGGGCCCTGAATGTAGGTGTTCCGGACGCGGGTTCAAGTCCCGCCGCCTCCACCACTTGAAAGAACGAAGACGTCCACGGACGTCTTTTTTCTTGCCTAAAATAAGCTAAAATCAATAAGTTATACGACTTTACTCATTTTTTAACGTTCATTGTTATCCGAAAACATCCGCTTGCGATAGATACAATACAAGTTACACTGATCGAAATTCACTCAGATTGGTGTACCAAATATGGCAAGAAGTACTAAACAACTCAGTGATACGGAGATCCGAGCAGCAAAACCTAAAGACAAGGAATATAACTTGTTTGATGGGCTAGGTTTACGCTTGAGGATAAAGCCAAACGGCTCAAAGCTCTGGTTATTGAACTACACGCGACCCACCAATAAAAAGCGCGCTAACCTCAGTCTAGGTAGCTATCCCGCAATCTCTTTAGCCAAGGCTAGGGCTTTAGTACTTGATGCCCGTGCCTTATTGGCGGAAAACATAGACCCTAAGCTTCACAGAGAACAAGCCGCCGCCGCTGAAGCGGCTCTCAAAGTTAATACCTTTGAAAAGGTGGCCAGTGATTGGTTTGAAATAAAGCGCGACAGCATCACATCTGATCATGCTGCTAAAACCTGGAGTTCTCTCCAACTACACATACTCCCCTATCTAGGCAGCACACCTATTGGTCAAGTGACAGCCCCCATGGTGATCAGTATTTTCCGCCCTATTGAAGCTAAAGGCTCTCTTGAAACAGTTAAACGGCTATCGCAACGGATCAACGAAATTATGGTCTATGCAGTCAACACTGGTTTGATCCACGCGAACCCACTTTCTGGCATTAAAGCAGCCTTCAAGAAGCCCAAGAAGCAACACATGGCCGCTATGGTTCCATCGGAATTACCAGAGCTAATGCAATCACTTGCATATGCCAGCATTCGAAGAACCACCCGTTTTTTAATCGAATGGCAACTACACACAATGACCAGGCCAAATGAAGCCGCTGCAGCACGCTGGGATGAAATTAATTTTGATGACCGAATTTGGGTTATACCCGCAGAACGTATGAAGATGAAGAAGGAACACATCATCCCTCTTTCAAATGAAAGTCTATCGATTCTCAATAACTTAAAGCAAATCAGTGGTAATCGTGAATATCTATTCCCTGCTGACAGAGATCCTAAGAAGCATTGCAATGAACAAACTGCTAATGCAGCTCTTAAACGAATGGGATTACAAGATCGAACGACAGCCCATGGGTTACGTTCATTAGCCAGTACCACATTAAATGAACAGGGTTTTGATTTTGATGTCGTCGAAGCCGCGTTAGCACACACTGATCGGAATCAGGTGCGCAGTGCATATAACCGCGCGACATATCTCGAACGCCGACGAGAAATGATGAATTGGTGGAGCAAACATATTGTTCAAGCTTCGGTATCTAACGCCAGCTTGG
This portion of the Shewanella yunxiaonensis genome encodes:
- a CDS encoding RnfH family protein encodes the protein MANDAAFTVEVIYALPDQQKVIAVSVLPGTTFLDAVNKSRICEFFPEIDLANIKLGCFSHQMKPDDELQPGQRVEIYRPLIADPKDVRRKRAEKAKEEGRINKTTGAKIS
- a CDS encoding SRPBCC family protein — translated: MSHVSRNILVRYSAQQMYDLVNDVESYKEFLPGCVGGKVLEFDGKTMVASVDISKAGISKTFTTRNQVVAGKSIELRLENGPFKHLYGSWKFTALAEDACKVEFELEFEFSNSIVGMAFGRVFRELVASMVTAFTSRAKEVYGGK
- the smpB gene encoding SsrA-binding protein SmpB — encoded protein: MAKKNAKSKGAQPATIARNKRATFEFRFDEKIEAGLSLMGWEVKAIRAGKINLSESFVQMKNGEAFLHNCTITPLNTASTHVICDPTRPRKLLLNRRELDRLAGQVERQGYAIVPISMYWRKGAWVKVEIGLGKGKKAHDKREDIKQRDWAIEKARMMKK
- a CDS encoding integrase domain-containing protein, with amino-acid sequence MARSTKQLSDTEIRAAKPKDKEYNLFDGLGLRLRIKPNGSKLWLLNYTRPTNKKRANLSLGSYPAISLAKARALVLDARALLAENIDPKLHREQAAAAEAALKVNTFEKVASDWFEIKRDSITSDHAAKTWSSLQLHILPYLGSTPIGQVTAPMVISIFRPIEAKGSLETVKRLSQRINEIMVYAVNTGLIHANPLSGIKAAFKKPKKQHMAAMVPSELPELMQSLAYASIRRTTRFLIEWQLHTMTRPNEAAAARWDEINFDDRIWVIPAERMKMKKEHIIPLSNESLSILNNLKQISGNREYLFPADRDPKKHCNEQTANAALKRMGLQDRTTAHGLRSLASTTLNEQGFDFDVVEAALAHTDRNQVRSAYNRATYLERRREMMNWWSKHIVQASVSNASLATSLEIL